One Comamonas odontotermitis genomic window, AAACCCTGCAGGCTTTTTGCGGCTGCCGGGCATCAGCAGCAGGCGCAGCACCGCCAGGTTGGAGCTGAGCGAATCGCGGGCAACGCGCAGCCCCAGGCGAATGATGGTCCAGGGCTTCTTGATGCTGACCTGGCGCGGGCGCAGACCTTGCGTAAGCATCGGAATCAGCCAGCCAAACAGTACCCCGAGAATGATCTGTCCGGCGCTGGCGCTGCGGTTGAGCAGCAGCCACACCAGGCACAGAAACACGGACAGAAGCGGCGCGGGAAAAAGGCGTTTCATGGCGCAGAACCTCCGGAGGTAGGTGCATCAGGCACAGGCATGGCGCCAGGGAGGGCGTCTGGCTCCGCCAGAAGGTGCGAAGGGGCAGCGCTGGGCGAAGGCAGCGGATCCTTGTCCAGCACCGAGCGCATATAGTTGCCCGGAGAGTGGAGGTTGTTGGCAGCGCGCTGCGTATAGCGCATCACGTCTCCTGCGTAGACCACCATCAGCACGGTGCAGCCCAGCAACAGACCAATGGGCAGGCCCTCGATCACCTTGAGCTTGGGTGGCTTGCGGCTGATGCTGGACCAGAACTCACGAATGCCGATGCGCACCAGCGCCGTGAGGGCCATCAGGCCGGTGCCGATGAGCGCCGCCATGAACAGGCCTCCGAGCCAGCCGATCTTGTTGCCTGCCGATGAGCCCAGGCCCAGGGGGTTGAGCAGCGCGTCGAGCATGGCAAACTTGCCGACAAAGCCCGACAGCGGC contains:
- a CDS encoding Na+/H+ antiporter subunit E, encoding MKRLFPAPLLSVFLCLVWLLLNRSASAGQIILGVLFGWLIPMLTQGLRPRQVSIKKPWTIIRLGLRVARDSLSSNLAVLRLLLMPGSRKKPAGFVHVPLQLRDPNGLAVLAMIVCITPGTAWAEVSRDRSILLLHVLEADDPQGIIDHIKACYERPLMEIFE